GAGGCAGAAATTCAGGGATTGTTAGCAGAAAATCCAAATCTCAAAACTCAAAGGGATAAGCTAGTGGGTCAACCCTTGAGTATGGAGCAAGCTATCCAAATAGGGCAAGCCATCGAACAGGGAATGAGCGATCGCAAGCAAGGCATCATAGATGTATTTCAAGGCACGCTCAACTCCATTGCTGTCGATATGGTGGAAAATACTCCCCAAATGGACACAATGATCTACAATGCAGCCTACTTAATTCCTTGGGAAGCAGAATCGCAATTTAGCGAACACGTTGAAGCACTCGATCGTCAATTTGAAAACCGTTTGCGAATTCGGTACAACAATTTCACTGCCCCGTATAACTTTGCTCGTCTTCGATTATTGATTTCCAACTGAACAGCAATATAAACTGAAAATCAAAGATTCTTAGACCTCTTGCATGGATCAGATTATGGCTATTATAGTGATTCCAAGTTAAGTGAGGTACAAAAGGAATGTTTTTAAACGCAAAGGGGCGCAGAGTCTAGCGCAAAGTTACGCAGAGGTTTACCCAATTTAGAAAGTGCAGTACTCATTACTTCAGTAGATTACGAAAGTGATTTCTCTTTAATTTGCGCCTTTGCATGAGGCATAAGATTCTTATTTTCCAACATTCATTCGTGCAAGAAGTCTATTGAAATTTTTATTTTTGTTGAAATTAAATTGTAAATTAATTTTTTCTCTACCTTTTATTTAAGTAAAATCAATGGACGACATATTTAAAGGATTTGAACAGCTATTAGAACTTGCCAAA
This portion of the Nostoc sp. GT001 genome encodes:
- a CDS encoding GvpL/GvpF family gas vesicle protein, translated to MSYGFYIYGILTLPAPQNLNLQGIDRQPVQIKILDGFAVIYSEAQQERYLASRRNLLSHEKVLEEIMQGGDRNLLPMQFGLLISSWETVSEQLIRPHQEELTQLLAKLSGCREVSVKVFWDTEAEIQGLLAENPNLKTQRDKLVGQPLSMEQAIQIGQAIEQGMSDRKQGIIDVFQGTLNSIAVDMVENTPQMDTMIYNAAYLIPWEAESQFSEHVEALDRQFENRLRIRYNNFTAPYNFARLRLLISN